The following are encoded together in the Streptomyces sp. NBC_01465 genome:
- a CDS encoding HAD domain-containing protein, with product MTKPLLLIDVDGPLNPYAAQRERRPEGYSTHRMSPVGWTGARPLRVWLNHGHGAELLALAERYELVWATTWKGEANEWIGPHLGLPELPFIDWPQMHGRAPEGTFWKTQYILEYAAGRPFAWIDDDITDRDRAWVARHHPADTLLLRINEGIGLTRADFDALAEWAGPCAGRGAQEIS from the coding sequence ATGACGAAGCCCCTGCTGCTGATCGACGTCGACGGCCCGCTCAATCCGTACGCGGCGCAGCGCGAGCGAAGACCGGAGGGCTACTCCACGCACCGGATGAGCCCGGTGGGCTGGACGGGCGCCCGGCCGCTGCGGGTCTGGCTCAACCACGGCCACGGGGCGGAGCTGCTCGCGCTCGCCGAGCGCTACGAACTGGTCTGGGCGACGACCTGGAAGGGCGAGGCCAACGAGTGGATCGGGCCGCATCTCGGCCTGCCCGAGCTGCCGTTCATCGACTGGCCGCAGATGCACGGGCGCGCTCCGGAGGGCACCTTCTGGAAGACGCAGTACATCCTCGAGTACGCGGCCGGCCGCCCCTTCGCCTGGATCGACGACGACATCACCGACCGGGACCGCGCCTGGGTCGCCCGGCACCACCCCGCCGACACCCTGCTCCTGCGGATCAACGAGGGCATCGGACTGACCCGGGCGGACTTCGATGCGCTGGCCGAGTGGGCAGGGCCCTGTGCTGGCCGGGGCGCGCAGGAGATATCTTGA
- a CDS encoding TetR/AcrR family transcriptional regulator — protein sequence MTVDRDQVLRAAAVLLTRKATSTMDEVARAAGIGRATLHRHFAGREALVRALENLGIQEFESALDAARLDEGPAGDALRRLIGEVEPVAGLLAFLVTENQLFEGEAINDGWARLDARVAALFRRGQEQGEFRIDLTPAWLTEALYGLIGSCAWAVQDGRVAPKDFQYMIAELLLGGARRSVEQ from the coding sequence ATGACAGTCGACCGGGACCAGGTGCTCCGCGCCGCAGCCGTCCTCCTCACCCGCAAGGCGACGTCCACCATGGACGAGGTCGCCAGGGCCGCGGGGATCGGCCGCGCCACCCTGCACCGGCACTTCGCCGGGCGCGAAGCCCTGGTCAGGGCCCTGGAGAATCTGGGGATCCAGGAGTTCGAGTCCGCCCTCGATGCCGCCCGGCTCGACGAAGGCCCCGCGGGCGACGCCCTGCGGAGGCTCATCGGCGAGGTGGAGCCCGTCGCCGGACTCCTCGCCTTCCTCGTCACCGAGAACCAGCTCTTCGAGGGCGAGGCGATAAACGACGGCTGGGCCCGGCTCGACGCCCGCGTCGCCGCCCTCTTCCGGCGCGGCCAGGAGCAGGGCGAGTTCCGGATCGATCTGACCCCCGCCTGGCTGACCGAGGCGCTGTACGGGCTGATCGGCAGCTGCGCCTGGGCCGTGCAGGACGGCCGGGTCGCCCCCAAGGACTTCCAGTACATGATCGCCGAGTTGTTGCTCGGCGGCGCACGACGGAGCGTGGAGCAATGA
- a CDS encoding NADP-dependent isocitrate dehydrogenase gives MTDSTIIYTHTDEAPALATYSFLPVVEAYASTAGVTVESRDISLAGRIISSFPERLQESQRIEDALAELGELAKTPGANIIKLPNISASVPQLKAAIAELQAQGYALPDYPEDPKSDEDKDVRARYDKVKGSAVNPVLREGNSDRRAPASVKNYAKTHPHRMGAWTADSKTNVATMGENDFRSTEKSAVIADAGSLRIELVGDDGTTTVLRESVPVLADEVVDASVLRVAALREFLTAQIARAKEEDVLFSVHLKATMMKVSDPIIFGHVVRAFFPKTFAAHGETLAAAGLTPNDGLGGILKGIDSLPEGAAIKASFEAELAEGPALAMVDSDKGITNLHVPSDVIVDASMPAMIRTSGHMWGPDGGEADTLAVLPDSSYSGVYQVVIDDCRAHGAFDPSTMGSVPNVGLMAQKAEEYGSHDKTFEIPTTGTVRVVDGGGNVVLEQTVGAGDIFRMCQTKDLPIQDWVKLAVTRARATGVPAVFWLDESRAHDATLIAKVKTYLAEHDTEGLQIEILSPVEATAFSLERIRRGEDTISVTGNVLRDYLTDLFPILELGTSAKMLSVVPLMNGGGLFETGAGGSAPKHVQQLVKENYLRWDSLGEFLALAVSFEHLAQTTGNARAQVLADTLDRATATFLNEDKSPSRRLGGIDNRGSHFYLSLYWAQELAQQSDDAALAEAFASLAKTLAEQEETIVAELIAVQGSPAEIGGYFQPDPALAAAVMRPSATFNQAIATLA, from the coding sequence GTGACTGACTCGACCATCATCTATACGCACACCGACGAGGCCCCGGCCCTGGCCACGTACTCGTTCCTGCCCGTGGTCGAGGCCTACGCCTCGACGGCCGGTGTCACCGTCGAGAGCCGTGACATCTCCCTGGCGGGGCGCATCATCTCCAGCTTCCCGGAGCGTCTCCAGGAGAGCCAGCGCATCGAGGACGCCCTCGCCGAGCTCGGCGAGCTGGCCAAGACGCCCGGCGCCAACATCATCAAGCTTCCGAACATCTCGGCGTCGGTCCCGCAGCTGAAGGCCGCGATCGCCGAGCTCCAGGCACAGGGCTACGCGCTGCCGGACTACCCCGAGGACCCGAAGTCCGACGAGGACAAGGACGTCCGCGCCCGTTACGACAAGGTCAAGGGCAGCGCCGTCAACCCGGTCCTGCGCGAGGGCAACTCCGACCGCCGCGCCCCCGCCTCGGTCAAGAACTACGCCAAGACGCACCCGCACCGCATGGGCGCCTGGACGGCCGATTCCAAGACCAATGTCGCGACCATGGGCGAGAACGACTTCCGCTCCACCGAGAAGTCCGCGGTGATCGCCGACGCCGGTTCGCTCCGCATCGAGCTGGTCGGTGACGACGGCACGACCACCGTGCTGCGCGAGTCCGTACCCGTCCTCGCCGACGAGGTCGTCGACGCCTCCGTGCTGCGCGTCGCCGCGCTGCGCGAGTTCCTCACCGCTCAGATCGCCCGCGCCAAGGAGGAGGACGTGCTCTTCTCCGTCCACCTCAAGGCCACGATGATGAAGGTCTCCGACCCGATCATCTTCGGCCACGTGGTCCGCGCCTTCTTCCCGAAGACCTTCGCCGCGCACGGCGAGACCCTGGCCGCGGCCGGTCTCACCCCCAACGACGGTCTCGGCGGCATCCTCAAGGGGATCGACTCGCTGCCCGAGGGCGCCGCGATCAAGGCCTCCTTCGAGGCCGAGCTCGCCGAGGGCCCCGCCCTGGCGATGGTCGACTCCGACAAGGGCATCACCAACCTGCACGTCCCGTCCGACGTCATCGTCGACGCCTCCATGCCGGCCATGATCCGCACCTCGGGCCACATGTGGGGCCCGGACGGCGGCGAGGCCGACACCCTGGCCGTCCTCCCGGACTCCAGCTACTCCGGCGTGTACCAGGTCGTCATCGACGACTGCCGCGCCCACGGCGCCTTCGACCCGTCGACCATGGGCTCGGTCCCGAACGTCGGTCTGATGGCGCAGAAGGCCGAGGAGTACGGCAGCCACGACAAGACCTTCGAGATCCCCACCACCGGTACGGTGCGGGTCGTCGACGGCGGCGGCAACGTCGTTCTCGAGCAGACGGTCGGCGCCGGTGACATCTTCCGCATGTGCCAGACCAAGGACCTCCCGATCCAGGACTGGGTCAAGCTCGCCGTCACGCGCGCCCGCGCCACCGGCGTCCCGGCCGTGTTCTGGCTGGACGAGAGCCGCGCGCACGACGCGACGCTGATCGCGAAGGTCAAGACGTACCTCGCCGAGCACGACACCGAGGGTCTGCAGATCGAGATCCTCTCCCCCGTCGAGGCGACCGCCTTCTCGCTGGAGCGCATCCGCCGCGGCGAGGACACGATCTCCGTCACCGGCAACGTGCTGCGTGACTACCTCACCGACCTCTTCCCGATCCTGGAGCTGGGCACCAGCGCCAAGATGCTGTCGGTCGTCCCGCTGATGAACGGCGGCGGTCTCTTTGAGACGGGCGCCGGCGGTTCCGCCCCGAAGCACGTCCAGCAGCTGGTCAAGGAGAACTACCTGCGCTGGGACAGCCTGGGTGAGTTCCTCGCGCTCGCGGTGAGCTTCGAGCACCTCGCGCAGACCACGGGCAACGCGCGCGCCCAGGTGCTCGCCGACACCCTGGACCGGGCGACCGCGACGTTCCTCAACGAGGACAAGTCGCCGAGCCGCCGCCTCGGTGGCATCGACAACCGCGGCAGCCACTTCTACCTGTCCCTGTACTGGGCGCAGGAGCTGGCGCAGCAGTCGGACGACGCGGCGCTCGCCGAGGCGTTCGCCTCGCTGGCCAAGACCCTGGCCGAGCAGGAGGAGACGATCGTCGCCGAGCTCATCGCGGTGCAGGGTTCGCCCGCCGAGATCGGTGGCTACTTCCAGCCGGACCCCGCGCTCGCCGCGGCCGTCATGCGCCCGTCGGCCACGTTCAACCAGGCGATCGCCACGCTCGCCTGA